A DNA window from Vibrio tarriae contains the following coding sequences:
- a CDS encoding TetR family transcriptional regulator — MPKRSKEDTEVTIQTIMDAVVDQLLRLGYDKMSYTTLSQQTGVSRTGISHHFPKKTDFASALDGRIFKMFMEYLDFEHDIETFRDSWLKAMEKSEFVAILRLLFHHIVTAERAHDFAHKGVNRLYKLAEDKFGQESQKEVEWLLGRSLVSMVN; from the coding sequence ATGCCTAAGCGTAGTAAAGAAGATACTGAAGTGACGATTCAGACCATTATGGATGCGGTTGTCGACCAGTTGCTTCGACTGGGTTATGACAAAATGTCTTACACCACTCTCAGCCAGCAAACTGGGGTATCCCGAACGGGGATCAGCCACCATTTTCCGAAGAAAACCGATTTCGCTTCTGCGTTAGACGGACGGATATTTAAGATGTTTATGGAATACCTCGATTTTGAACACGATATTGAGACATTCCGTGACAGTTGGCTCAAAGCCATGGAAAAATCCGAATTTGTGGCCATTTTACGCCTGCTGTTTCACCACATTGTAACGGCGGAGCGTGCCCATGATTTTGCGCACAAAGGCGTGAATCGCCTGTATAAATTGGCCGAAGATAAATTCGGACAAGAGAGCCAAAAAGAAGTGGAATGGTTACTCGGTCGCTCATTAGTCAGCATGGTGAACTAA
- a CDS encoding AraC family transcriptional regulator has translation MNYAIQSETRHYPYLEVSARKRALKNSLIRVEQGLLLCRLGKHEYAVERGQTLWIPFDCLCSLTFFPDTQITRVDFSLRLNVRLPHNAGLIKGSELALAILHRLQNCERHHPAFTHLTQLLMLELTTCDPKLKMSPLTQAITEWQPQAHASVSKEQHVVLLVREALKRSQSGAQTHSIIEELFSGNAEHYHQLCTLILGYPL, from the coding sequence ATGAACTACGCTATTCAGTCTGAAACGCGCCACTATCCTTACCTTGAGGTATCGGCTCGGAAACGTGCGCTAAAAAACAGCCTGATCCGCGTTGAGCAAGGTTTATTGCTCTGTCGACTCGGGAAACACGAGTATGCCGTGGAACGCGGACAAACGCTTTGGATTCCTTTCGACTGCTTGTGTAGCCTCACATTTTTTCCAGACACGCAAATCACACGGGTCGATTTTTCACTGCGTTTAAACGTGCGCTTACCGCACAATGCGGGGTTAATCAAAGGTTCTGAGCTTGCGCTGGCAATATTACACCGCTTACAAAACTGTGAACGCCACCACCCAGCGTTTACTCATCTCACCCAATTACTCATGCTTGAGCTGACCACTTGTGACCCCAAACTGAAGATGTCACCACTCACCCAAGCCATCACGGAATGGCAACCGCAAGCGCATGCGAGTGTCAGCAAAGAACAGCATGTGGTGCTGCTGGTGCGTGAAGCGCTCAAACGTTCCCAATCCGGCGCTCAGACACACAGCATTATCGAAGAACTGTTTTCCGGCAATGCCGAGCATTACCACCAGCTTTGTACGCTGATTTTAGGTTATCCACTATAA
- a CDS encoding 1-acyl-sn-glycerol-3-phosphate acyltransferase produces MTSTTDPYIDIRPYNDDEIPAALSRLINDQEFISAILKHRFKHHSAWLRDLMAPLVKFYLKRKWAKLDSVEAIQLEVKKYLDQTLEQTTKGVSYSGLDKLDKEQAYLFICNHRDIAMDPALVNYGLHMAGHRTVRIAIGDNLLKKPCATELMRLNKSFIVKRSAKGPREMMKALGTLSAYIKHSLETGHSIWIAQKEGRAKDGNDQTDPAILKMFHVEGRRQKMEFADYVRSLNLVPVSISYENDPCDIAKARELYEKATQGSYEKGEFEDIESIIQGIVGDKGRVHVAFGEVITQPFDTPDALAQEIDRQIHQNYVLFPINRLAAGQEDKDITPEVRAVLQAKLAQLPEPAHRYLLDAYANPVRNHI; encoded by the coding sequence ATGACTTCAACAACTGATCCTTATATTGATATTCGTCCTTACAATGATGACGAGATCCCCGCGGCGCTCTCTCGTCTCATCAATGACCAAGAGTTTATTTCAGCGATTTTGAAACATCGCTTCAAACACCATTCTGCTTGGTTGCGCGACTTGATGGCACCGCTGGTTAAGTTTTACCTAAAGCGTAAATGGGCGAAGTTGGACAGCGTAGAAGCGATCCAACTTGAGGTAAAAAAATACCTAGACCAAACCTTAGAGCAGACCACGAAAGGGGTGAGCTACAGTGGCTTGGATAAGTTGGATAAAGAACAAGCCTACTTATTTATTTGTAACCACCGTGATATCGCGATGGATCCAGCCCTAGTCAACTACGGACTGCATATGGCAGGTCATCGTACCGTACGGATTGCGATCGGCGATAACCTCTTGAAAAAGCCTTGTGCGACCGAGCTGATGCGTTTGAACAAAAGCTTTATTGTGAAACGCTCGGCAAAAGGTCCAAGAGAAATGATGAAAGCTCTTGGTACGCTGTCGGCTTACATCAAGCATTCACTGGAGACTGGCCATTCCATTTGGATCGCTCAAAAAGAGGGGCGTGCCAAAGATGGTAATGACCAAACCGATCCGGCTATCTTAAAAATGTTCCACGTTGAAGGACGTCGTCAAAAAATGGAATTTGCCGATTATGTTCGTTCACTCAATCTGGTTCCGGTTTCGATTTCCTATGAAAACGATCCTTGTGACATCGCAAAAGCGCGTGAGCTGTATGAGAAAGCGACGCAAGGTAGTTATGAAAAAGGTGAATTTGAAGATATCGAAAGCATCATCCAAGGTATTGTGGGTGATAAAGGCCGTGTGCATGTCGCGTTTGGTGAGGTCATTACCCAGCCATTTGATACACCAGATGCCTTGGCGCAAGAGATTGACCGACAGATCCATCAGAACTATGTGCTGTTCCCGATCAACCGTTTAGCGGCTGGACAAGAGGATAAAGACATTACGCCAGAAGTGCGCGCAGTGTTACAGGCAAAATTGGCACAGCTGCCTGAGCCTGCTCATCGTTATTTGTTGGATGCTTACGCCAATCCCGTACGTAATCACATCTGA
- a CDS encoding YfcZ/YiiS family protein, translated as MSNQTCVENEVCEACGCAGEIGFIIREGDDVAEVSLFGSDKAHLEGKLAEYISLAKQVCANVEYEVAPIADNATELHARFKFEVSAEKLIFELKTRALAR; from the coding sequence ATGAGTAACCAAACTTGTGTTGAAAATGAAGTATGTGAAGCTTGTGGTTGTGCTGGTGAAATCGGTTTTATTATTCGCGAAGGTGATGATGTCGCAGAAGTTTCTCTGTTTGGTTCGGATAAAGCGCATTTAGAAGGCAAGCTGGCGGAATACATTAGCTTAGCCAAGCAAGTCTGTGCGAATGTTGAGTATGAAGTGGCTCCCATTGCAGATAACGCGACAGAACTGCACGCTCGTTTTAAATTTGAAGTGAGTGCTGAAAAACTGATTTTCGAACTGAAAACACGGGCGCTTGCACGCTAA